A genomic stretch from Glaciecola nitratireducens FR1064 includes:
- a CDS encoding DUF5666 domain-containing protein → MEIQKKHIFGTMVVTSMLYACGGGSDTAVDPIAPISANGALQLSIKGLPSGADSTVLVTGPEGYTSDVNGDATLSDLLPGTYTVTADPVVAQNAEFDVIPASISFTVTANNTTVQELIYMTDIQSKGVITNFGSVYVNGVRFSTDDTTISTDDNDDASEDDLDVGMNVTVKGRKTADGSISTASHIDYNVHAEGPIESISLSDNQIVVLGQVYQVDSRTVFEDKLFSELKVADVVEISAIKSADETWLATHIETSDAADTYKLIGEIANLDESGQTFNVGSVSVDFSQAVIEGTLANGALVKISSAQGLVDGVIVADEVELKDDNSNSDKLALDGIISSLSETQFVIAGKTVQWDENTQFRAGNSDDLNVGIRVKIEGTELDGNLVASVIRFDKQGEIEVKGVIQAIDLESNTLTVLDTVFLVDEYSQLKDDSDLDIRRFRLDLLSIGDLVEIEAFSNGDNLIVKTLEREETDASRNNDDAEAEIKGQVIAIDGQTIELQGAIVTTGQFTEYELGDSDVSADVFFAQLLAGDWIEVEGIKQADGSILATDIETSRANGDNGDDESGGVEFSGLISSFDSVESFTVNGRLITTDERTVFKGTAFTTIAEGVRVEVYGREADNGDILATRIKMEDNDHSDDYSVEIEGALEADAENGRLIINQQTVFFDVSTQISDGSEADLLQGTYVEIKASVDENGTLFALKIEIEDGDEQNSADVEGTISELLDNGEIVVEGITIVLNEMTEFENGNISRIEVGAYVEVEGQFNEQQKLVARKIEFSDSDESEIEGRISAVLSETQFTLGDIVIEHNQYTAFEYGSASDISVGVEVEVDGFVNDEGIFIAEKIEFQED, encoded by the coding sequence ATGGAAATTCAAAAGAAACATATATTTGGCACGATGGTTGTTACCTCAATGCTATATGCTTGCGGTGGCGGTTCAGATACTGCTGTTGACCCAATTGCACCAATCAGCGCAAATGGTGCTCTTCAGTTATCAATCAAGGGCTTGCCTTCGGGAGCCGACTCTACCGTACTGGTAACGGGTCCAGAAGGATACACCAGTGACGTAAACGGTGATGCTACTTTATCTGACTTACTGCCTGGCACTTATACGGTGACCGCAGATCCCGTTGTGGCACAAAATGCCGAGTTCGATGTTATTCCCGCCAGTATTTCATTTACTGTCACTGCGAATAATACGACGGTCCAAGAACTCATCTATATGACTGATATTCAAAGTAAAGGCGTTATTACCAATTTTGGTAGTGTTTATGTGAACGGCGTACGCTTTTCGACCGATGATACAACCATCTCGACTGATGATAATGATGATGCCAGTGAAGACGACTTGGACGTAGGCATGAACGTCACTGTAAAAGGCCGTAAAACGGCAGACGGTTCTATTAGTACCGCTAGTCATATTGATTATAATGTGCATGCCGAAGGGCCGATAGAGTCGATTTCCTTGAGTGATAATCAGATAGTCGTGCTTGGTCAGGTTTATCAAGTAGATTCGCGCACCGTTTTTGAAGATAAGCTATTTAGTGAATTAAAAGTAGCCGATGTAGTTGAAATTAGTGCCATAAAAAGCGCTGATGAGACATGGTTAGCCACACATATTGAGACCTCCGATGCAGCAGATACGTATAAGTTGATTGGCGAAATCGCTAACCTTGACGAAAGCGGCCAAACCTTCAATGTCGGCAGCGTGTCGGTTGATTTTTCCCAAGCAGTTATTGAAGGCACCCTCGCCAATGGCGCTTTAGTCAAGATATCCTCAGCACAAGGCTTAGTAGATGGGGTCATCGTTGCTGATGAAGTTGAGCTTAAGGACGACAATAGCAATTCCGACAAATTAGCGTTGGATGGGATTATTAGCAGCCTATCAGAGACTCAATTCGTAATCGCTGGAAAAACAGTGCAGTGGGATGAGAATACCCAATTTAGAGCTGGTAATAGCGATGATCTGAATGTTGGTATTAGGGTTAAAATAGAAGGGACAGAGCTGGACGGAAATCTAGTCGCCAGCGTTATTCGTTTCGATAAGCAAGGCGAGATAGAAGTTAAAGGGGTGATACAAGCGATTGACCTTGAGAGCAATACCCTCACCGTGTTGGACACAGTATTCTTAGTGGATGAATATAGCCAATTAAAAGATGACTCAGACTTGGACATCAGACGTTTTCGCTTAGACCTTCTTAGTATTGGAGACTTAGTTGAAATAGAGGCTTTTTCAAACGGTGATAACCTTATCGTTAAAACCTTAGAACGTGAAGAAACCGATGCATCACGAAATAACGACGATGCTGAGGCCGAAATTAAAGGCCAAGTGATAGCAATTGATGGGCAAACCATTGAACTGCAGGGCGCAATAGTGACAACTGGTCAGTTTACTGAATATGAATTGGGTGATTCAGATGTTTCTGCAGACGTGTTCTTTGCGCAGTTGCTTGCGGGTGATTGGATAGAAGTGGAAGGTATTAAACAAGCAGACGGCAGCATCTTAGCTACCGACATTGAAACAAGTCGTGCAAATGGTGACAATGGTGATGATGAGTCTGGCGGTGTCGAGTTTTCTGGGCTTATTTCAAGTTTCGACTCGGTTGAATCCTTTACGGTTAACGGTCGCTTAATTACGACTGATGAACGCACTGTTTTTAAAGGCACTGCCTTTACAACCATTGCTGAAGGCGTAAGAGTTGAAGTTTATGGGCGTGAAGCGGACAATGGCGATATCCTTGCCACTCGCATCAAAATGGAAGACAACGATCACAGTGATGATTACTCCGTTGAAATCGAAGGAGCACTTGAAGCTGACGCTGAAAATGGTCGATTAATCATTAATCAACAAACCGTGTTTTTCGATGTTTCTACCCAAATTTCAGATGGCAGCGAAGCGGACTTACTTCAAGGCACCTATGTTGAGATAAAAGCGAGCGTAGATGAAAACGGTACCCTATTTGCACTTAAAATTGAGATTGAAGATGGCGATGAGCAAAATAGTGCAGATGTTGAAGGGACCATTTCTGAATTACTCGACAATGGAGAAATCGTGGTTGAAGGCATTACCATTGTGCTAAATGAAATGACTGAATTTGAAAATGGCAACATTAGTCGTATTGAAGTTGGCGCCTATGTTGAGGTTGAAGGGCAGTTTAATGAGCAACAAAAGCTAGTCGCCAGAAAGATAGAGTTTTCTGATTCAGATGAATCTGAAATAGAAGGACGTATTAGCGCAGTACTCAGTGAGACTCAGTTTACTCTCGGAGACATTGTCATAGAGCATAATCAATACACTGCTTTCGAATATGGCTCTGCATCAGATATTTCGGTCGGCGTTGAAGTGGAGGTAGACGGTTTTGTCAATGATGAGGGTATTTTCATCGCTGAAAAAATCGAATTCCAAGAGGATTAA
- a CDS encoding surface lipoprotein assembly modifier, with the protein MDPRFSKFSIGFLCALMLISDASKYLHSKEKSDFSFGAELEASVGNESNVVVEEIDLSTTRGDSFFVVKAKGDIEYAFSSQHSVSAGISYTDKNYFEADRFSLQTTLSSAGYKFKHADYTLSFDYRNASADLGGNDFLTLTHVSPAISFFLDKKNFLRLAYTNIDKELINNPTRDAQSDEIGVDYYYFWNGLSDYFISSVKLRQEDAIDPVFNFSSYQLRLAYKKRYSVSTYKLRLTVEGKYRERDFNDRLNPRINAFRADDRATFSLSNEAEIIDDLFWHVALSYVNNDSNLASASYSETSVASGISYQF; encoded by the coding sequence GTGGACCCCAGATTTTCCAAATTCAGCATTGGCTTTTTATGCGCGCTAATGCTCATCAGTGATGCTAGCAAGTACCTGCACAGCAAAGAGAAAAGTGATTTTTCCTTTGGCGCTGAACTTGAGGCATCTGTTGGAAATGAGAGCAACGTGGTTGTCGAGGAAATAGATTTAAGCACAACCAGAGGTGATAGCTTTTTTGTTGTAAAAGCAAAAGGGGATATTGAATATGCTTTTAGTTCACAACACAGTGTCTCAGCGGGTATTTCCTATACCGATAAAAATTACTTTGAAGCTGATAGATTTAGCCTTCAAACCACCCTATCCTCAGCGGGCTATAAATTTAAGCATGCTGATTACACCTTAAGTTTTGATTACCGAAACGCCAGTGCGGACCTTGGTGGCAACGACTTTCTAACGCTTACTCATGTATCTCCCGCAATTTCATTTTTTCTTGATAAGAAAAATTTCTTACGCTTGGCTTATACCAATATAGATAAAGAGCTTATTAATAATCCGACTCGCGATGCGCAAAGTGATGAAATTGGTGTTGATTACTATTATTTTTGGAATGGATTGAGCGATTATTTTATTAGTTCCGTGAAGCTTAGGCAGGAAGACGCTATCGACCCTGTGTTTAATTTCAGCAGTTATCAGCTTCGCTTGGCATATAAGAAACGCTACTCAGTGAGTACTTATAAGCTTAGATTAACCGTCGAAGGAAAGTACCGAGAGCGAGATTTTAACGATCGTTTGAACCCCAGAATTAACGCATTTCGCGCCGATGACAGGGCTACATTCAGCCTAAGTAACGAAGCTGAAATCATTGACGACTTGTTTTGGCACGTGGCGCTTTCCTATGTCAACAATGACTCAAATTTAGCTTCTGCTAGCTATAGTGAAACATCAGTGGCAAGCGGCATTTCATACCAATTCTAG
- a CDS encoding S8 family serine peptidase, whose translation MALTISTLLLSPAALSLEHRNVLSEPDEANTTVSEAAFDLVTRYFAEFINKSGPYGSLYLSQRTNFNATEDDVEDDVEDDVEDDVEDDVEDDVEDDVEDDVEDDVEDDVEDDVEDDVEDDVEDDVEDDVEDDVEDDVEDDVEDDVEDDVEGDVEDDVEGDVEDDVEGGVEDDVEDDVEDDTEDKIDDHVGGDIEDDAEEEIEDKVEDDSKDDAEDDIEDKTESDLDADSVEKLSSFSVDDSYYEIIEQRASLQLENVIQGSADDNNEKVFSDNWLILSEPNESDFLQANGYSIISSRFLPSLNKDLVRVEAPRSFKLDSAGIALLKNLNSSERAVDLNHIYSLSALSAQSENKAQIPRNLLSITPPTTRQKVGIVDTQIHTSHPSLRRLNITSKDFSEKAPISSSSHGNSVVSILAGQSDDFMGLLSNVDVYAASVFFHDDDSGDITTTESLLNSLDWLVSQDVKVINMSLAGPANMVLSAAIEEYCQQGIIIVAAVGNNGPHSEPLFPAADECVIGVTAISENNRVYRRAVRGPQVDIASYGVNILAADNQSGYASVTGTSFATPFVTAQVLSLLTDAPVSQSSQKMLTEELMSLTIDLGDPGKDIVYGFGALTQKGQYSSQH comes from the coding sequence ATGGCATTAACAATAAGTACCTTGTTGTTATCTCCTGCTGCCTTGAGCCTAGAGCATCGTAACGTGCTATCCGAACCTGACGAAGCAAACACGACAGTTAGTGAAGCCGCCTTTGACCTTGTAACTCGGTATTTCGCTGAGTTTATTAATAAAAGCGGCCCCTATGGTAGCCTGTATTTATCACAACGCACTAATTTTAATGCTACAGAAGACGACGTTGAGGACGATGTAGAAGATGACGTCGAGGACGATGTAGAAGATGACGTTGAGGACGATGTAGAAGATGACGTCGAGGACGATGTAGAAGATGACGTTGAGGACGATGTAGAAGATGACGTCGAGGACGATGTAGAAGACGATGTCGAGGACGATGTCGAGGACGATGTAGAAGATGATGTCGAGGACGATGTAGAAGATGATGTTGAGGACGATGTAGAAGACGACGTTGAAGGCGATGTAGAAGATGATGTCGAGGGCGATGTAGAAGATGATGTCGAGGGCGGTGTAGAAGATGACGTTGAAGACGATGTAGAAGATGACACCGAAGACAAAATCGACGATCACGTTGGAGGTGATATTGAAGACGACGCTGAAGAGGAAATTGAGGATAAGGTTGAAGATGATTCTAAAGACGATGCAGAAGATGACATAGAAGATAAAACAGAGAGCGATCTTGATGCCGATAGTGTCGAAAAACTCAGTTCATTCAGTGTTGACGATAGCTACTATGAAATCATCGAGCAACGGGCAAGTTTGCAATTAGAAAATGTCATACAAGGCTCTGCAGATGACAACAATGAGAAAGTCTTTAGCGATAATTGGCTAATACTGAGTGAGCCGAACGAGAGTGACTTTCTGCAAGCGAATGGTTATAGCATCATCAGCAGTCGTTTTTTACCTAGCTTAAATAAAGATTTAGTGCGCGTAGAAGCCCCGCGAAGCTTTAAATTAGATTCCGCCGGCATAGCTTTGTTGAAGAACTTAAATAGCTCTGAAAGAGCTGTCGACCTTAATCATATCTATTCACTCTCTGCATTGTCCGCACAGTCAGAAAACAAAGCGCAGATACCCAGAAACTTACTATCCATTACGCCACCAACAACACGACAGAAAGTTGGTATCGTCGATACGCAGATCCACACAAGTCATCCCTCATTGCGCAGGCTCAATATCACCAGTAAAGATTTTTCAGAAAAGGCACCGATATCATCGAGTTCTCATGGTAATTCTGTGGTCAGTATTTTGGCCGGGCAAAGTGACGACTTCATGGGATTGTTGAGTAATGTAGACGTCTATGCTGCTTCGGTGTTTTTTCATGATGACGACAGCGGCGATATAACGACTACAGAAAGTTTACTCAACTCCCTAGATTGGTTGGTTTCTCAAGACGTCAAAGTAATTAACATGAGTTTAGCAGGTCCAGCTAACATGGTGCTATCGGCAGCTATTGAAGAGTATTGCCAACAAGGCATTATTATTGTGGCGGCGGTTGGCAACAATGGTCCGCACTCCGAACCGTTATTTCCTGCAGCGGATGAATGTGTTATTGGGGTCACCGCTATTTCAGAAAATAACCGTGTGTATCGTCGAGCCGTCAGGGGGCCTCAAGTCGATATTGCTTCTTATGGCGTTAATATTCTCGCAGCAGATAATCAATCTGGATATGCTAGTGTTACTGGCACTTCCTTTGCAACACCCTTTGTGACGGCTCAGGTGCTGAGTTTATTAACTGATGCTCCTGTTAGCCAGAGTTCTCAGAAAATGCTTACTGAAGAGCTTATGAGCCTCACTATCGACCTTGGCGACCCAGGAAAAGATATTGTATATGGTTTTGGTGCTCTGACGCAGAAAGGCCAGTATTCTTCTCAGCACTAG
- a CDS encoding RNA polymerase sigma factor, protein MDTRALKSMILANLQDLRRFAYSLTSDVNDADDLTQIVVERLLTRPIPENVIPLSWMFRICKNAWIDEIRSRKVRATDDAVDISQIASSNTNDNQLEEASQKQRLQIAIDELPEPYRMVISLIIMSGLSYAETSQTLDLPIGTVMSRISRARKKLAEKLSATD, encoded by the coding sequence ATGGATACCAGAGCTTTGAAGTCGATGATCTTGGCGAACCTGCAGGATCTGCGTCGATTTGCTTATTCACTGACAAGTGACGTCAATGATGCGGATGACTTAACTCAGATCGTTGTCGAACGCTTGCTAACTCGCCCGATTCCAGAAAACGTCATTCCATTATCTTGGATGTTTCGAATATGCAAAAACGCGTGGATTGATGAAATAAGGTCAAGAAAGGTGAGAGCGACAGACGATGCGGTTGACATATCGCAGATAGCATCCTCTAACACTAATGATAATCAGCTTGAGGAAGCATCACAAAAGCAGCGTTTACAAATTGCTATCGATGAGCTGCCAGAGCCTTACAGGATGGTTATTAGCTTGATCATTATGTCGGGCTTGTCATATGCAGAGACATCTCAGACCCTCGACTTGCCTATTGGTACAGTCATGAGTCGCATTTCGAGAGCACGAAAAAAATTAGCAGAAAAGCTAAGTGCAACAGATTAG
- a CDS encoding anti-sigma factor family protein encodes MKKSDSEIISAFLDNELSEPEVAIFKKRLQEDALFANEFAKYSENDLALKQHVSLIDDVPVPDSIMNLLRDAEQNTPASNSNIVQLASWRDPKWLSLAASFLIVTLFAPVVWYSSNQDSPSLANILSSEVSGQTIALDSNTQVVLVMSFQDRQGNFCREYRLSKSTRNEQAVACNINGKWETQVSDSIQVASSQTYQTASSASSEKIERWLDENMDDIPFSTQMERKNLAK; translated from the coding sequence ATGAAGAAATCAGATAGCGAGATAATATCAGCGTTTCTTGATAATGAATTAAGTGAACCAGAAGTAGCTATTTTTAAAAAACGACTGCAAGAAGATGCACTTTTTGCAAACGAGTTTGCAAAATACAGTGAAAATGATCTTGCACTAAAGCAGCATGTGTCTTTGATTGACGATGTACCGGTGCCTGACTCTATTATGAATTTATTGAGAGATGCGGAACAAAACACACCAGCTAGTAATTCAAATATTGTGCAATTAGCTAGCTGGAGGGATCCAAAGTGGTTGTCATTAGCAGCGTCATTCTTAATTGTTACCTTGTTTGCACCGGTAGTTTGGTATTCCAGCAATCAAGATAGTCCAAGTTTGGCCAACATACTTAGTAGCGAAGTGTCGGGTCAAACCATTGCATTAGATAGCAATACGCAAGTGGTTCTAGTAATGAGTTTTCAAGACAGACAGGGGAATTTTTGCAGGGAATACAGACTGTCGAAATCAACACGCAACGAACAAGCGGTAGCCTGTAATATTAATGGTAAATGGGAAACTCAAGTTAGCGACAGTATTCAAGTTGCATCCAGTCAGACGTATCAAACAGCCTCAAGCGCGAGCTCAGAAAAAATTGAACGCTGGTTGGATGAAAATATGGACGACATTCCCTTTAGCACCCAAATGGAGCGCAAGAACTTAGCAAAATAA
- the trhA gene encoding PAQR family membrane homeostasis protein TrhA has translation MKQTASPKTHEYSQLEERLNALTHFLGFALAILGLSALLMKSNGAVEVISSIIFGSSMVLLFGASTLYHWVSNPALKPILKRIDHIAIYLLIAGTYSPFLVVAIDGWVSTVSIITIWIVALFGVGFKAIFKDKYPRLAVTTYAVMGWLALLIIVPIYNAVPLTGFIFLFLGGVAYSLGIPFYMAKHKHYTHAIWHLFVLMGAACHFYAIYAFVIGQPTNV, from the coding sequence GTGAAACAAACAGCAAGTCCAAAAACACATGAATATAGTCAATTGGAAGAGCGTTTAAACGCCTTAACTCACTTCCTCGGTTTTGCATTAGCGATTCTCGGCCTTAGTGCGCTTTTGATGAAAAGCAATGGCGCAGTTGAGGTAATATCTTCGATTATATTTGGTAGCTCAATGGTACTTCTCTTCGGCGCATCGACCTTGTATCACTGGGTTAGTAACCCCGCGTTAAAGCCCATTTTGAAACGCATTGATCATATTGCTATCTATCTGCTTATTGCTGGCACTTATTCACCCTTCTTAGTGGTTGCTATTGACGGTTGGGTTTCTACCGTTAGCATCATTACAATATGGATAGTTGCGCTATTTGGCGTTGGTTTTAAAGCCATTTTTAAAGATAAATATCCAAGGCTAGCGGTAACGACATATGCAGTAATGGGATGGCTAGCTCTGCTAATTATTGTACCCATTTATAATGCTGTGCCGCTCACCGGCTTCATCTTTTTATTCCTAGGCGGGGTTGCTTATAGCCTAGGTATTCCGTTTTACATGGCGAAACATAAGCATTACACCCATGCAATTTGGCATTTATTCGTGTTAATGGGCGCCGCTTGCCACTTCTACGCAATTTACGCTTTTGTGATTGGGCAGCCAACAAACGTCTAG
- the hrpB gene encoding ATP-dependent helicase HrpB: protein MLPVQEILSALSLHLKNGNAIVVAPPGAGKSTALPLFLLQQPAFQNSKIIMLQPRRIAARNIAHYLAEQLGEKVGKTVGYRIRGENKTSVDTRLEIVTEGVLTRMLQAAPELPGVGLIIFDEFHERSIHADFSLALSLEVQQALRDDLRILVMSATLNAQAIAKIMPDAKLLESQGRSYPVDIQYVASNSRSSIVDMVCELVTQTFPKHDRDFLVFLPGAFEIRKAAEILSRKLDDCIVLPLFSDLNKQQQQDALIPNKEGKRKIVLATNIAETSLTIEGIEVVVDSGIEKKAIFDLRRGITQLTSQKISQASAIQRAGRAGRVMAGTCYRLWSKELHGRLAQQSTPEILQSDVTDLILEAAIWGAPMAELALIDQPIAAQLSQGEEKLVSLGIMEQSNKISDFGRQVHALGGNANIAIMLLKSAQLSDAHQSLACALAALLESKDPLPQAQTVEVTPRLIFLLKNKQHSLWQLIKQWHHKQNIPLVDWPLQDVSILLAFGFVHWIAKHRSEARFSLANGSGAVLHAEDELLRHLGQQSRTQNNGRWLVVANMQLTDKQSDSALIRYAEPIQFEHLKTYFPELFTRNELVQWDEEKQRITASESDYFGRIPYSKKALPKPSPDALATVWKQQIQKKGMQALPFDARSQQLIKRVRLFNRVNNTTVQNEELPDFSESALLKNAEHWLLPFLTDKNSWQALSNLPFYQLLSQQMDYQQLKKLDSLLPESIAIPTDRKATIDYNDEGQALLSVRMQELYGLQEHPTLLNGKLPITCELLSPAQRPLQTTDDLIGFWQGSYKQIQKEMKGRYPRHFWPDDPANSPATATTKKRMQQQ, encoded by the coding sequence TTGCTTCCCGTACAGGAAATACTCAGTGCACTTAGCCTGCATCTTAAGAATGGTAACGCTATTGTTGTGGCGCCGCCGGGTGCTGGAAAGTCGACGGCGTTACCCTTATTCTTGCTGCAACAGCCCGCTTTTCAAAACAGTAAAATTATTATGCTGCAGCCACGTCGAATTGCAGCTCGCAATATTGCGCATTATTTGGCTGAACAGTTGGGCGAGAAAGTCGGCAAAACCGTTGGTTACCGCATTCGAGGGGAAAATAAAACGAGCGTGGATACTCGCTTAGAAATCGTCACTGAAGGTGTTCTCACGCGGATGTTGCAAGCAGCACCTGAACTGCCTGGTGTAGGGTTGATTATCTTTGATGAGTTTCATGAGCGCAGTATACACGCCGACTTTTCACTGGCGTTGAGCCTAGAAGTGCAGCAAGCACTAAGAGATGACTTACGTATATTAGTCATGTCAGCCACATTGAACGCGCAAGCAATTGCTAAAATAATGCCTGATGCAAAGTTGCTGGAATCACAGGGAAGAAGCTATCCAGTGGATATTCAATACGTAGCGTCAAATTCACGCTCGTCGATTGTTGATATGGTATGTGAGCTGGTTACCCAAACGTTTCCAAAACACGACAGAGATTTTTTAGTTTTTTTACCCGGTGCATTTGAAATTAGAAAAGCCGCAGAAATCCTCTCTCGAAAACTTGATGATTGTATTGTCTTACCGCTTTTTTCAGACCTTAATAAACAACAGCAACAAGACGCGCTGATACCAAACAAAGAAGGCAAGCGAAAAATTGTTTTAGCCACCAACATAGCCGAAACAAGCTTAACCATTGAAGGCATTGAAGTGGTGGTTGATAGCGGCATTGAGAAAAAAGCAATATTTGATTTACGTCGAGGTATTACGCAGTTAACTAGTCAAAAAATTTCACAGGCTTCAGCAATTCAGCGCGCGGGGAGAGCGGGGCGCGTAATGGCAGGAACATGTTACCGTTTATGGTCGAAAGAATTACATGGTCGGCTAGCGCAACAATCCACACCTGAAATATTGCAGTCTGACGTTACCGATTTAATACTAGAGGCCGCTATTTGGGGCGCGCCAATGGCTGAACTAGCGCTCATAGACCAGCCTATTGCCGCGCAGCTTTCACAGGGCGAGGAGAAGTTAGTCAGTCTTGGGATCATGGAACAAAGCAATAAAATCAGCGATTTTGGACGCCAAGTGCATGCTCTGGGCGGCAATGCGAATATTGCTATTATGTTGCTAAAGAGTGCGCAGTTGAGCGACGCGCATCAAAGTTTGGCTTGCGCCCTAGCCGCGCTCCTTGAAAGCAAAGATCCACTTCCTCAAGCACAAACCGTTGAAGTCACGCCGCGCTTGATATTTTTACTCAAAAATAAACAACACAGTTTGTGGCAGCTTATCAAGCAATGGCACCATAAGCAGAATATCCCGCTGGTTGACTGGCCATTGCAAGACGTCTCCATTTTACTCGCATTTGGTTTTGTGCACTGGATCGCAAAGCATCGCTCAGAGGCGCGTTTTAGTTTAGCTAATGGTAGTGGTGCGGTTCTTCATGCTGAAGATGAACTTTTACGTCATCTAGGGCAGCAATCGAGGACACAAAACAATGGTCGTTGGCTTGTGGTTGCAAATATGCAGCTGACAGATAAACAATCAGATAGCGCGCTTATTCGATATGCTGAACCAATACAGTTTGAACACCTGAAAACTTACTTTCCTGAATTGTTTACACGAAATGAATTAGTCCAATGGGATGAGGAAAAGCAACGCATAACAGCCTCTGAATCAGACTACTTTGGCCGCATTCCTTACTCTAAAAAAGCCCTTCCTAAACCATCTCCTGATGCTTTAGCCACAGTGTGGAAACAGCAAATTCAGAAAAAGGGTATGCAGGCACTGCCCTTTGATGCTCGTTCACAGCAATTGATTAAGAGGGTCCGTTTGTTTAATCGTGTTAATAATACGACAGTGCAGAACGAGGAACTCCCCGATTTTTCTGAATCGGCACTGCTGAAAAATGCTGAACATTGGTTGCTACCATTTTTAACTGATAAGAATTCATGGCAGGCACTTTCAAACCTGCCGTTTTATCAGTTATTGAGTCAGCAAATGGATTATCAACAACTCAAAAAGCTTGATTCACTTCTGCCTGAAAGTATTGCAATTCCTACCGATAGAAAAGCAACAATTGATTACAACGATGAAGGGCAAGCGTTGTTGTCAGTCAGAATGCAGGAGCTTTATGGCTTGCAAGAGCACCCTACATTGTTAAATGGAAAACTACCAATTACCTGTGAGTTGCTGTCACCTGCGCAGCGACCGTTGCAAACAACGGACGATCTAATCGGGTTTTGGCAAGGAAGTTATAAGCAAATACAGAAAGAAATGAAAGGTCGTTATCCTAGACACTTTTGGCCTGACGACCCCGCTAATTCTCCTGCCACAGCGACTACTAAAAAGCGGATGCAGCAACAGTAG
- a CDS encoding GspH/FimT family pseudopilin, whose amino-acid sequence MNRRQSRKKIKSLSKSKLKGTTLIELMVVIGILAIVGTLGVPSFLSIITKARITSETNQLNSLIRFTRFTAIDQQQTAVLCPADNYSQCSEDWNAPKIVFIDSNYNNEREPLEPLLMSMPKSTANNQIYSRNKTIKFYESGVTASPASLRICPASQEANYARLLTVSLQGKIKLSSDKNNDGIHENSAGKPLTCL is encoded by the coding sequence ATGAACCGTCGACAAAGTAGAAAGAAGATAAAATCCCTCTCAAAATCGAAGTTAAAAGGCACAACGCTGATAGAACTGATGGTCGTAATCGGTATTTTAGCAATAGTGGGAACGCTAGGAGTCCCCAGCTTCTTATCAATTATCACCAAAGCTAGAATTACATCCGAAACTAATCAGCTTAATAGCCTTATTCGCTTCACACGCTTCACTGCAATCGATCAGCAGCAGACGGCTGTATTGTGCCCTGCCGATAATTACAGCCAGTGCAGTGAAGACTGGAATGCACCTAAAATTGTTTTTATCGACAGCAACTACAACAATGAGCGAGAGCCACTGGAGCCGCTGCTGATGAGCATGCCGAAAAGCACTGCAAACAACCAAATTTATAGCCGCAATAAAACGATTAAATTTTATGAAAGTGGCGTTACTGCCAGCCCCGCGAGTTTACGTATCTGCCCCGCCTCTCAGGAGGCTAATTACGCGAGGCTGTTAACCGTAAGTTTGCAAGGAAAGATAAAGCTCAGTTCAGATAAAAACAATGACGGCATACACGAAAATAGTGCAGGCAAGCCGCTAACTTGTTTATAA